DNA sequence from the Thermococcus sp. genome:
ATATCTCCTCTCTTCTGCTCTTTGGTTTGAGGTCGAACAGCACTTACGCCACCGTAAGTAACTTACGGGGGCATAAGTTATAAGGGTTTCGAAAGATTTATTTACTCAGGAGGATATTAACCGCCATGCGGGTCTTCATCAAGGACTACCTCCTCCCATGGCTTCTCGTTCCGGGCTTCTGGTTTGCCCTGTGGCTGTTCGTTCCCCCCACAGGGGAAAACATTACAGCGGTCAACCTTTTCGCGGCTCTCCTTCTGCTGGTTCCCTTTCTCCTTGCGGCGCTGTACTTCGTTGGGAAGGCCCTTGAGCGCTACGGATACTCGGGAGAGGACATCAAAAGACTGCCCGAGATAATCGAAAAGGCCCACGGGAGGCCTTATCTTCCGAAAGAGGTGTTCAATATTGTCGGCGATGCCCTTGTCTTCTGGGGCCTACATTCTCGAGCGCCCTGATGATGACCGGAGACTCGGTGAGGGGGAGTTCTCAACGGGATTTTTATATTCGCCATAATCTTTGCCTTCTTTGTTCTCCTCGTTTCCATGGTCATCTGGGTTATGGGGCTTCCCTTTGCCCTCTACGAGTTACTCAAGGGAAAGGAGCTGAATAGAGGTTTCTTGATTGAGCTAACAATAAGGCAGAACCTCTTATATACAGCGGTTCTCGTCGCGGTCAGGCTCATAGCGCTCCACTCCAGCTATCCATCCGATAGTGGCCCTGTAGGTGAGCTTATGGCCTTTGGCCGGAAAACGGAACTTGTAAAGTTTCTCCTTGAGCTTTCGGGGTTAAACTTTCTGTTTGGCTTAATTGGCATCTACCTTCCCAAGAAATCGAGGAAGCTGACCGCTCTGGCTTTAACATTGATCCTTATGGCTCAAATCCTGCTCGTCTGGAGGGTTCTCACGGGTAAGTTTTAAATATTTCGTGCATGCATGCACTTACAGGTGGTGCCGTTGGGAAAGACGATAACCATAGCGGATGACGTTTACTACGAGCTCGTCAGGATGAAGGGGAACAAGAGCTTCTCCGAGCTCCTGAGGGAGCTCATAGGCAAGAAAAAAAAGGGCAACCTCGATGTGCTCATGATAGCATTCGGGACAATGACGGAAGAAGAGGCCAAGGAATTTGAGAAGGAAATGAAGGAGGTTGAGGAATGGTTGAACTCTTGGACACCAGCGTGGTGATTGAGCTGTTCAAAGGCAATCAGAAGGTTTCAGTGCAACTCTCCGAAGATGCCGAGTATGCCCTTCCGTCGATAGTGCTCTTTGAGCTCCTTTGCGGGAAGCTCAAACCCCGGCAGAGGCTGGCCCTCGAAAAGATGCCTGTCCTGGACTTTGACAGGGCTAGTGCAGAGATTGCAGGTGTGATATTCAGGGATTCAATGTCAAAGGGTCTAAAGCCCCCAACTAAGGACCTCCTCATAGCCTCGACTGCGATAGCCCACAATGCAACGCTCTATACCTGCGATAAGGACTTCAAACGCTTCGAAGAGTATGGGCTGAAGGTAAAGGTTTTGTAGAGGTGAACCTCAGAAAGCCGGGGGATGTTTTGTGAGTAAAAACCCTATATCTTTAGCATTTAGGTACGCCCCTTTTCCTGATTTCGTTTGGGTTCGGAGTGCTATTATTTGGGTTTATCTACTTGATGTTTGCGAAACCGGGCACTTCTTTCATTCCCCTCGTTAAAATGCTCGGCGTTTTGTTTATAATTGGTGCCTTCGCGCTGTTTCTTGTGGTGACACTACAGGAAATGGACAAGAAAACACCGGAAAAAGTTTTCTACTCTTGGAGAGACTTCCTCAAGGAACTTTCAGCGTCCCTTTTAATGTTTATCATTGCGTACT
Encoded proteins:
- a CDS encoding antitoxin VapB family protein, whose protein sequence is MGKTITIADDVYYELVRMKGNKSFSELLRELIGKKKKGNLDVLMIAFGTMTEEEAKEFEKEMKEVEEWLNSWTPAW
- a CDS encoding type II toxin-antitoxin system VapC family toxin, which translates into the protein MVELLDTSVVIELFKGNQKVSVQLSEDAEYALPSIVLFELLCGKLKPRQRLALEKMPVLDFDRASAEIAGVIFRDSMSKGLKPPTKDLLIASTAIAHNATLYTCDKDFKRFEEYGLKVKVL